The following coding sequences are from one Leptospira mayottensis 200901116 window:
- a CDS encoding YdeI/OmpD-associated family protein, whose product MIDLNLDLIKKMKFKEGNRLIVINKEKVYKPSPIGGIITTNKISEADRILLFADSTSSLQSSFLKILKSICKETILWIAYPKKSSGIKTDLDRDHGWEILSKNGYKGVALISLNDTWSAVRFKKANEVKKGGSKAEKQKRPELSKYINYETKIVKLPEDVNKILSKDKNAKKIFESLSWSHKREHIEAILDAKSSETRLKRIQKLVQTMNSQKDQKKN is encoded by the coding sequence ATGATAGATTTAAATCTGGATTTAATCAAAAAGATGAAATTCAAGGAAGGGAACCGACTGATCGTCATCAATAAAGAAAAAGTATATAAACCCTCTCCCATAGGAGGAATTATAACTACAAATAAAATTTCCGAAGCAGACAGAATTCTACTTTTTGCAGATTCAACTTCTTCTCTTCAATCTTCTTTTTTAAAAATTCTAAAATCGATTTGCAAAGAAACCATTCTATGGATTGCGTATCCTAAAAAATCTTCCGGAATCAAAACAGACTTAGATAGGGATCACGGTTGGGAAATCCTTTCCAAAAACGGATATAAAGGAGTTGCATTGATTTCTTTAAATGATACTTGGTCCGCGGTTCGATTCAAAAAAGCCAACGAAGTCAAAAAAGGAGGTTCTAAAGCGGAAAAACAAAAACGTCCGGAACTATCCAAATACATCAACTACGAAACGAAAATCGTAAAACTTCCAGAAGACGTAAACAAAATTCTTTCCAAAGATAAGAATGCGAAAAAAATTTTCGAATCCTTATCTTGGTCTCACAAAAGAGAACACATCGAAGCAATTTTAGACGCGAAATCATCGGAAACCAGATTAAAACGAATTCAAAAATTAGTTCAAACAATGAATTCTCAAAAAGATCAAAAGAAGAATTAA
- a CDS encoding IS110 family transposase — protein sequence MKRKIYVGMDVHKETIRIACLTNNTKEIVKEQQIKHNEVQIKKFVNKLKSEWNEIHSCYEAGVTGYPLYRYLKSLGVNCILVAPGKIPRQSSDKIKTDKRDAIKLAKLLRSGELESIHVPSEEDEAVRDYLRSRDSLRLDLGRNRQRLMKFLLRKGITYSATKYWTVSHNKWLNNLQFNNEILQETFNDYYSRVRVQEENLKAMDKRIQEIAESEPYREKVGILRCFRGVDYLTAMFLLCEVCDFKRFKTAGSFMSFLGLVPGEYSSGSKRKQTGITKTGSPRLRRILTEAAWQHRFPGTGNKIVTARRSGQPALVVALAEKASLRLHKKFRNLQQRGKTPQVMITAVSRELSGFLWAAMNLVA from the coding sequence ATGAAAAGAAAAATATATGTAGGAATGGATGTCCACAAAGAAACGATTAGAATTGCGTGTTTAACGAACAATACAAAGGAAATAGTAAAAGAACAGCAGATAAAACATAATGAGGTTCAGATCAAAAAGTTCGTCAATAAACTAAAATCAGAATGGAACGAGATACATAGTTGTTACGAGGCAGGAGTAACCGGTTATCCACTTTACAGATATCTCAAGTCTTTGGGAGTGAACTGTATCCTTGTAGCGCCAGGAAAGATACCAAGACAAAGTTCGGATAAGATCAAAACGGATAAGAGAGATGCGATCAAGTTAGCAAAATTATTACGAAGTGGAGAATTAGAATCGATTCATGTACCGAGTGAAGAGGACGAAGCGGTAAGGGATTATTTGAGATCCCGTGACAGCCTTCGTTTGGATTTAGGAAGGAATCGTCAAAGGTTAATGAAATTCTTATTAAGAAAGGGTATAACTTACTCAGCAACAAAGTATTGGACAGTCAGTCATAACAAATGGTTGAACAATCTACAGTTTAACAACGAGATCCTTCAAGAGACATTTAACGACTATTATAGTCGGGTAAGAGTTCAAGAAGAGAATTTAAAAGCGATGGATAAGAGGATACAAGAGATAGCGGAAAGTGAACCGTATCGAGAGAAAGTAGGAATATTAAGATGTTTCCGAGGAGTGGATTATCTAACCGCAATGTTTTTACTTTGTGAGGTTTGTGACTTCAAACGATTCAAAACAGCCGGTTCGTTCATGAGCTTTTTAGGACTTGTTCCGGGAGAATATTCCAGCGGTTCCAAAAGAAAACAAACAGGGATAACAAAAACAGGAAGTCCCAGACTTCGAAGAATATTGACAGAAGCAGCTTGGCAACATCGTTTCCCTGGAACAGGAAATAAAATTGTAACCGCACGTAGATCGGGACAACCTGCGTTAGTTGTTGCTTTGGCGGAAAAAGCATCTCTCAGATTACACAAAAAGTTTCGTAATCTACAGCAAAGAGGAAAAACTCCTCAGGTAATGATAACGGCAGTTTCAAGAGAGTTATCCGGATTTCTTTGGGCGGCGATGAATCTGGTTGCATAG
- a CDS encoding MFS transporter, which produces MISPLRWILPAKPKPLLPKEMIDRSYPRFRWRVLEATFIGYAVFYLVRNNFPVISKEMGEVLHYDQEQITNILAVTAITYGIGKFVMGALSDRSNPKYFMSLGLILTAICNLLFGASSNYEVHFYLWALNGLFQGMGWPPCGRSLGHWFGVSERGAKFAIWNIAHNVGGGLVGVVAAYSASWWGWRNAFYIPALIAIVTAIYLLFRLVDTPQSVGLPPIEEYQEDPEKESRLSSEEQEKELSFREIIFQSVLKNYYVWTFAFANFFVYVVRYSLTDIGPTYLKFAKGASLEKGGISTFIYEFAGIGSTLLVGWGSDKLGGKRGMVSFLCILPILLALVALLFTPPGFLWLDLTLFGIIGFFVYPPVMLLGVAGLDFTSKKAVGTAAGFIGLFGYLGRTALSKVVGWLSKQPGFHWEQSLYLIIGATLIALALLAVTWSWKPKA; this is translated from the coding sequence ATGATTTCACCGTTACGTTGGATACTTCCTGCAAAACCAAAACCTCTCTTACCGAAAGAAATGATCGATCGATCTTATCCTCGTTTTAGATGGAGGGTTTTAGAGGCGACCTTTATCGGTTATGCGGTATTTTATCTCGTAAGGAATAATTTTCCGGTTATTTCCAAGGAAATGGGAGAAGTTCTGCACTATGACCAGGAACAAATCACAAATATTTTGGCAGTAACCGCGATTACTTACGGAATTGGAAAATTTGTGATGGGGGCCTTATCCGATCGAAGTAATCCAAAATACTTCATGTCATTGGGTTTGATTTTAACCGCAATATGCAATTTGTTGTTCGGAGCTTCGAGTAATTACGAAGTTCACTTTTATCTTTGGGCTTTGAACGGATTGTTTCAAGGGATGGGCTGGCCTCCTTGCGGGCGTTCTCTGGGTCATTGGTTCGGAGTATCGGAAAGAGGAGCAAAATTCGCAATTTGGAATATAGCTCATAACGTGGGCGGCGGTTTAGTAGGGGTTGTCGCCGCTTATAGCGCTTCTTGGTGGGGATGGAGGAACGCATTTTACATTCCGGCCTTGATAGCGATCGTAACTGCAATTTACCTTCTATTTCGATTAGTGGATACTCCTCAGTCGGTGGGTCTTCCACCTATTGAAGAATATCAGGAAGATCCTGAAAAAGAATCTAGACTTTCCTCCGAAGAACAAGAGAAAGAATTGTCTTTTCGGGAAATTATTTTCCAATCTGTATTAAAGAATTATTATGTTTGGACTTTTGCTTTTGCAAACTTTTTTGTTTATGTGGTTCGTTATAGCTTAACGGATATCGGTCCGACGTACTTAAAATTTGCCAAAGGAGCTTCCTTGGAAAAAGGAGGGATTAGCACATTCATCTACGAATTTGCTGGAATCGGTTCTACTCTTCTTGTCGGTTGGGGTTCGGATAAATTGGGTGGAAAAAGGGGGATGGTGAGTTTCTTGTGTATACTCCCGATTCTATTGGCTCTTGTCGCGTTGTTATTTACGCCTCCTGGTTTTCTTTGGCTGGATCTTACTTTGTTCGGCATCATCGGTTTTTTTGTCTATCCGCCTGTTATGTTGTTAGGTGTCGCCGGACTTGATTTTACCTCGAAGAAAGCGGTCGGAACTGCGGCGGGTTTTATCGGTTTGTTCGGATATTTGGGAAGAACTGCTCTTTCAAAGGTAGTGGGATGGTTGAGTAAACAACCAGGATTTCATTGGGAACAATCCTTGTATCTTATCATAGGCGCAACTTTGATCGCTCTCGCTTTGCTGGCTGTTACTTGGAGTTGGAAACCGAAGGCCTAA
- a CDS encoding inorganic diphosphatase: protein MVHPWHDISPGDQIPEFVNGVIEIKRGSRAKYEVDKEYGILKLDRVLYSSFYYPANYGFIPQSYCGDHDPLDILVLSQVELEPLCLVKAKVIGVMRMLDSGEEDDKIIAVAANDMSINHINDISELPPHFTLELKHFFEDYKKLENKTVVIEEFQNAILARKIVLDSLELYKKTFPKK from the coding sequence ATGGTACACCCTTGGCATGATATTTCTCCGGGAGATCAAATTCCGGAATTTGTAAACGGAGTCATTGAAATCAAACGCGGTAGTCGCGCTAAATATGAGGTCGATAAAGAATACGGAATTTTGAAACTGGACCGAGTTTTATATTCTTCCTTTTATTATCCTGCAAATTACGGATTTATTCCTCAGTCTTATTGTGGAGATCACGATCCTTTGGACATTTTGGTTCTTTCCCAAGTGGAATTGGAGCCCCTTTGTTTAGTAAAAGCTAAAGTAATCGGTGTAATGAGAATGTTAGATTCGGGAGAAGAAGACGATAAGATCATTGCGGTTGCCGCAAACGATATGTCGATCAACCATATCAACGACATTTCGGAACTTCCTCCTCATTTTACATTGGAACTGAAACATTTCTTTGAAGATTATAAAAAACTGGAAAATAAAACCGTTGTTATTGAAGAATTCCAAAATGCAATTCTTGCTCGTAAGATCGTTTTAGATTCTTTGGAATTGTATAAAAAAACGTTTCCAAAAAAGTAA
- a CDS encoding LIC_10907 family protein, translating into MLKWYDSSRLEDYLGSLPKLRNRLGLVSQYTDRREKAPRELRFVILIQRLYLQKKILLRRNQWLTKELRSIFSEKIQLENELESLEKLLKEIQNNTNLVSGSVSD; encoded by the coding sequence ATGTTGAAGTGGTATGACTCTTCAAGACTAGAAGATTATTTAGGCTCGTTACCGAAGCTTCGGAACCGACTTGGTCTCGTAAGCCAATATACAGATCGTCGAGAAAAAGCCCCAAGAGAACTGAGATTCGTCATCCTGATTCAAAGATTGTATCTACAAAAGAAAATTCTCTTAAGACGAAACCAATGGCTGACAAAGGAATTAAGAAGTATTTTTTCGGAAAAAATACAATTGGAAAACGAATTAGAATCTCTTGAAAAACTACTGAAGGAAATACAAAATAATACAAACTTGGTTAGTGGCTCCGTGTCGGATTAG
- a CDS encoding lysophospholipid acyltransferase family protein: protein MIRYIPSFIFVYLFYLPFRILPYRFCLLYGRFLVFLLYPFAKKHRRIAYENITHAFPEYTETQKKELVWKSILHIGNLVAGTLFAPRLNQKWMDRYLVYDPESLAIEKKTNEEGIGVVLISGHFGTWEILVQFMGIRMKGGGIYKKVRNPFVDKLIYKLRTKNGIKLVSTEESSQVTKMLKQGYWVGFGSDQNAGKVGIFVNFFNRPASTYQGPALMAYLTGAKMLLYSVLCSENGKVIVRVKDLGCVDKKAFPDRETAIRHYTEVWTKALEEEVKLYPEQYFWVHRRWRTKPGDFPGQI from the coding sequence TTGATTCGTTATATACCATCATTTATCTTTGTTTATTTATTTTATCTTCCGTTTCGAATCCTACCATATCGTTTCTGTCTTTTATATGGAAGGTTCCTGGTTTTTCTTCTTTATCCGTTTGCAAAAAAACACAGAAGAATTGCGTACGAAAATATTACTCACGCGTTCCCCGAATATACGGAAACACAAAAGAAAGAACTCGTTTGGAAGAGCATTCTTCATATTGGAAATCTTGTCGCAGGCACCTTGTTCGCTCCTCGTTTGAATCAAAAATGGATGGATCGTTATCTCGTTTATGATCCCGAATCTTTAGCGATCGAAAAGAAAACGAACGAAGAAGGTATCGGAGTCGTTTTGATTTCGGGTCACTTCGGAACTTGGGAAATTTTAGTTCAATTTATGGGAATTCGTATGAAAGGCGGAGGGATTTATAAAAAAGTAAGAAATCCGTTCGTGGATAAATTGATCTACAAACTCAGAACGAAAAACGGAATCAAACTCGTTTCTACAGAAGAATCCAGTCAAGTAACCAAGATGTTAAAGCAAGGTTATTGGGTAGGATTCGGTTCAGATCAAAACGCTGGCAAAGTCGGTATTTTCGTAAATTTTTTCAATCGTCCTGCATCCACCTATCAAGGCCCTGCTTTGATGGCTTATCTTACAGGAGCAAAAATGCTTTTGTATTCGGTTCTTTGTAGTGAAAATGGAAAGGTAATCGTTCGAGTCAAAGACTTAGGTTGCGTGGATAAAAAAGCGTTTCCGGATCGTGAAACGGCCATTCGTCATTACACAGAGGTCTGGACAAAAGCTTTAGAAGAAGAAGTAAAGCTTTATCCCGAACAATACTTCTGGGTTCACAGACGCTGGAGAACAAAACCGGGAGATTTCCCGGGTCAAATTTGA
- a CDS encoding 7-carboxy-7-deazaguanine synthase QueE: MKEPMDNLKTSVHEIYLSLSGEGISTGIPTVFVRMAGCSLRCGMATERKLWCDTPYALSARAGEEMDLKRVLNRIQELSPIYTQVLLTGGEPLEGRNRDFSFVLGNEIFKTRQSSNLYPRPRVETNGAESIEGLDQFVFTLDYKLPGSGMENRMNLKNLEIYNKRKNKLDEIKFVIRDRNDFERCLEVIKTHQLSGNLLASPVQGELSPEILSEWLKSSLSSGLRLSLQTHKYIWGDKRGV; encoded by the coding sequence TTGAAAGAACCCATGGACAATTTGAAAACTTCCGTACATGAAATTTATCTTTCTCTTTCTGGAGAAGGAATTTCGACAGGCATCCCAACAGTATTCGTACGTATGGCAGGATGTTCTCTTCGATGTGGAATGGCGACTGAAAGAAAGTTGTGGTGCGATACACCGTACGCTTTATCTGCGAGAGCTGGCGAGGAAATGGATTTAAAACGGGTTTTGAATCGAATTCAGGAATTGAGTCCGATATATACACAGGTTCTTCTAACCGGAGGAGAGCCTCTCGAAGGAAGGAATCGAGATTTCAGCTTCGTCTTAGGTAACGAAATTTTTAAAACTAGACAATCCTCCAATTTATATCCAAGACCGAGAGTGGAAACTAATGGAGCAGAATCGATTGAGGGATTGGATCAATTCGTTTTTACTTTGGATTATAAGCTTCCGGGGTCGGGTATGGAAAATCGAATGAATTTAAAAAATTTAGAAATTTATAATAAACGAAAGAACAAATTGGATGAGATTAAGTTCGTGATCCGCGATAGAAACGATTTTGAAAGATGTCTTGAAGTGATTAAAACTCATCAACTTTCCGGGAACCTTCTCGCTTCTCCAGTACAAGGAGAATTGTCTCCCGAAATTCTATCGGAATGGTTGAAATCCTCTTTAAGTTCAGGACTTCGTCTTTCCCTTCAAACTCATAAATACATTTGGGGCGATAAGAGAGGAGTTTAG
- a CDS encoding DEAD/DEAH box helicase: MEGALQLSLDFESKSRSGYRGDFCYLTNSPESGIGKIVSSIDGKVMIEFGAISSKKTVSENSPYLKILPDYPSPLKNVGEQGELMDLALTAYELKLTHAFDKLSALSNSRTRLLPHQIESTYIVVNSLRPRFILADEVGLGKTIEAALVMKELIFRRGYKKVLIVTPSPLLVQWQQELKNKFNEDFEIVKRRNFSTEGDKNWKNFQHIITSIDFIKNPKYAEEILKTKWDIVIFDEAHRLRRDYHKITRSYLFAEKISKKCECLLLLTATPFRGKLEELYYLMHLIDPNILGPYHTFVNDYILGNKTDLKDKISKVLLRRRKIEVGGFTKRFAKTVRIELSTVEREFYEETTNYVRREYNLAMRTQNRAIGFVMIVFQKLLDSSVFALISALTKRKFLLENRFHHIQQMEYKLEEWDLDETEDVEEFVSGLDESAQLDLQSLKRELLSLNRLILLGKKIKEDKKSTKLKETILKLRKEGHSKFIIFTQFRTTQDFLASVLSDFQVTLFHGSLGADAKEKAIVEFKTKTEILICTEAGGEGRNLQFANVLFNYDLPWSPLKIEQRIGRIHRFGQKDNVFIFNFASKDTVAERILEVLTNKIRLFEESIGSSDELLGAIEDELDFNSSFMKFVTGNKSRIEMEEEIDNRIKIAKKGFEKLGALVTPKLIDFNLLDYYNHTLEERSFNNTHLEEFISRFTKIFPEEAGFKLIRKKPQIYEIDSSQYNGKYGTFDSELALQNDSLEFLAFGHPLIDKAVSYLIQNQKGRSISFHSVSNKEYYVFLVEFQFTLNRAELFYFETNPETGSVRQIEELPEELRKSHSLSKSFVSESSHVELPTHLEENLIRTFLVLDEIVEFRKKELGDQTLDLFQKEEFKIRTSNQNTLRQLEEKLMRQEAAFKWEGKPEKKSAMNRTRNEIQKVKEDFDLELRKVRNGKTIQHRFQLFQVYLPN, from the coding sequence TTGGAAGGCGCTTTACAACTCAGTCTCGACTTTGAATCTAAATCGCGTTCGGGATATAGAGGGGATTTTTGTTATCTTACTAATTCTCCGGAATCTGGAATTGGAAAGATCGTCTCTTCGATCGATGGTAAGGTTATGATCGAGTTTGGGGCGATCTCTTCTAAGAAGACGGTTTCGGAAAATTCCCCGTATTTAAAAATTCTTCCCGATTATCCCTCTCCTTTGAAAAACGTAGGCGAACAGGGAGAATTGATGGATCTCGCCCTGACCGCGTATGAGTTAAAACTGACCCATGCATTTGATAAACTTTCCGCGCTTTCCAATTCGAGAACTAGGCTTCTCCCGCATCAGATCGAGTCGACTTACATAGTAGTCAATAGTCTTCGTCCTCGTTTTATCCTCGCGGACGAAGTTGGTCTCGGAAAAACGATCGAAGCCGCTCTTGTGATGAAGGAGTTGATCTTTCGAAGAGGTTACAAGAAAGTTTTGATCGTAACACCTTCTCCGCTTTTGGTTCAGTGGCAGCAGGAGTTGAAGAATAAGTTCAACGAAGATTTTGAAATTGTTAAGCGAAGAAATTTTAGCACCGAAGGCGACAAGAACTGGAAAAATTTTCAACACATCATTACTTCCATAGACTTTATCAAAAATCCGAAGTACGCGGAGGAAATTCTCAAAACGAAGTGGGATATTGTTATCTTCGACGAGGCTCATAGACTCAGAAGAGATTATCATAAAATTACTCGCTCTTATCTTTTTGCGGAAAAAATCTCTAAAAAGTGCGAATGTCTTCTTCTCTTGACCGCGACTCCGTTTCGAGGAAAACTCGAAGAGCTTTATTATCTTATGCATCTGATTGATCCAAATATTTTGGGTCCGTACCATACATTCGTAAACGATTATATTCTAGGAAACAAAACCGACCTCAAAGATAAAATCTCCAAGGTTCTTTTAAGAAGAAGAAAGATAGAGGTGGGCGGGTTTACGAAACGATTTGCTAAAACGGTAAGAATCGAACTTTCTACCGTTGAAAGAGAATTTTACGAAGAGACTACGAACTACGTTAGACGAGAATATAATCTTGCGATGAGAACACAAAATCGGGCAATCGGATTCGTAATGATCGTATTTCAAAAGTTATTGGATTCTTCCGTGTTTGCGCTTATTTCTGCCCTTACCAAAAGAAAGTTCCTTTTGGAAAATCGGTTTCATCATATTCAACAAATGGAATATAAATTGGAAGAATGGGATTTGGACGAAACCGAAGACGTGGAAGAATTTGTTTCCGGTTTGGACGAATCCGCGCAACTCGATCTTCAAAGTTTAAAAAGGGAGCTTCTTTCTTTGAATCGGCTGATTCTTTTGGGAAAAAAAATCAAAGAAGACAAAAAATCGACCAAGTTAAAAGAAACGATCCTTAAACTTCGAAAAGAGGGACATTCGAAATTTATTATATTTACCCAATTTAGGACTACTCAGGATTTTCTGGCTTCCGTTCTTTCCGATTTTCAAGTCACCCTGTTTCACGGCTCTCTCGGAGCGGACGCAAAGGAAAAAGCGATTGTGGAATTTAAAACGAAAACCGAGATTCTGATTTGTACGGAAGCGGGCGGAGAAGGAAGAAATCTTCAATTTGCGAACGTTCTATTCAATTACGATCTACCCTGGAGTCCGCTCAAAATCGAACAAAGAATTGGGAGGATTCATAGATTTGGTCAGAAGGACAACGTGTTTATCTTCAACTTTGCCAGCAAGGATACGGTTGCGGAAAGAATTTTGGAAGTGCTCACGAATAAAATCCGTCTTTTTGAAGAGTCGATTGGATCTTCAGACGAATTGCTCGGTGCAATCGAGGACGAATTGGATTTTAATTCTTCCTTTATGAAATTTGTCACCGGCAATAAATCCAGAATAGAAATGGAGGAAGAGATTGATAATCGTATTAAAATCGCCAAGAAAGGTTTTGAAAAGTTAGGCGCTCTTGTAACTCCGAAGCTGATTGACTTCAATCTTTTGGATTATTACAATCACACACTCGAAGAACGTTCGTTTAATAATACTCACCTGGAAGAATTTATTTCTCGTTTTACCAAGATCTTTCCAGAAGAAGCGGGCTTTAAACTGATTCGGAAAAAACCTCAGATTTATGAGATCGATTCTTCCCAGTATAACGGGAAATACGGGACCTTCGATTCTGAACTCGCGCTTCAAAACGATAGTTTGGAGTTTTTGGCCTTCGGGCATCCGCTGATCGACAAAGCCGTTTCGTATCTGATTCAGAATCAAAAAGGACGCAGTATTTCTTTTCACTCTGTTTCTAATAAAGAATATTATGTTTTTCTTGTGGAGTTTCAGTTTACCCTCAATCGGGCGGAGCTTTTCTATTTTGAGACGAATCCAGAAACAGGTTCGGTGAGACAGATCGAAGAACTACCCGAAGAACTTAGAAAATCTCATTCTCTCTCTAAGTCTTTTGTCTCCGAATCTTCTCATGTCGAACTTCCTACCCATTTAGAAGAGAATTTAATTCGGACTTTTTTGGTTTTAGATGAAATTGTTGAATTTAGAAAAAAAGAACTCGGAGATCAAACTTTGGATCTTTTCCAAAAGGAAGAATTCAAAATCAGGACGAGTAATCAAAATACGCTCCGACAACTCGAAGAAAAATTGATGCGTCAAGAAGCCGCTTTCAAATGGGAAGGAAAGCCCGAAAAAAAATCAGCAATGAATCGGACTCGAAACGAAATTCAAAAGGTAAAAGAAGATTTTGATCTTGAACTTCGTAAGGTGAGAAATGGTAAAACCATTCAGCATCGTTTTCAGCTCTTTCAGGTGTATCTTCCGAACTGA
- the pheT gene encoding phenylalanine--tRNA ligase subunit beta: MKLSLDWMNDFTPLKEVGLDVILNKIAVSVCEIDGVIPFRPELDFVKIVRIESLGKHPSADKLQIAEVFDGGSKSQIVTGATNVKVGDLVPLAIPGAKLGDREILESELRGVKSSGMLCSEKELSLSEESSGVWILNGIEGAEIGKTIRSFLHYEDIIFDIDNKSITHRPDLWSHFGFARELASQLRLPIVFNPFKSLWNFDLSVELPRVLENQNAHSYYASSICEVSVTPSKRKFQSRLQKCGIRVINNVVDVSNYVMLEMGQPTHFFDKNFLESQGGVSLEVSYAKKGESFALLDETSPSLEEEILLIRNQEKPVAVAGVMGGKESAVQNTTTEIVMESAVFARERIRKSIRSTGIRSDSSVRYEKGLESTTTLPVIRRALNLLKENGCPSLKASEPVGFLHTPHKEVRIHTDIHFINAKLGITLSQGDITDILERLHFVVSWKGDHLEALVPKFRHNYDVTIPEDLVEEIGRTRGYDTIQVSPLLAEIKTPIRNLNRELEKKCKVFFAGNLGYHEVFNYSFQSPRENELDGNPKFSVKIKNEMPEEQSELRNSLLPSLLKNVRTNQDRFSEIKIFEFGRAYFNVPEPDNEKKFFSFAASFDRKNSESDLKLLEDDFLKVRKQIESLLEYISIFEYIWKTESKTFFHPGASLSLIVDSKQIGNLGYVHPAVLDSFELKKRVIYGSLEFERLVEIWNANRKVSRFNTPSQFPEAEIDISILIGEKENTNLFTDLVKREKIPELQEGWVYSQFAGGSVPDGKRSVSYRFRLVNYEKTFTQERIKEISDQLVALAGKNGFVLR, translated from the coding sequence GTGAAACTTTCCTTAGATTGGATGAATGATTTTACACCTTTGAAGGAGGTGGGGCTTGATGTGATTTTAAATAAGATCGCAGTTTCCGTTTGTGAGATTGACGGCGTCATACCATTTCGTCCCGAACTGGACTTCGTAAAAATTGTAAGAATAGAATCTTTGGGCAAACATCCTTCTGCGGATAAACTTCAGATTGCGGAAGTGTTCGACGGAGGTTCTAAATCTCAAATCGTAACTGGAGCGACTAATGTAAAAGTGGGAGATTTGGTTCCTCTTGCGATTCCGGGAGCGAAACTGGGAGATAGGGAAATTTTAGAATCGGAACTCAGAGGAGTTAAAAGTTCGGGAATGCTCTGTTCGGAAAAGGAACTTTCCTTGTCGGAAGAAAGTAGTGGAGTCTGGATTTTGAACGGAATTGAAGGGGCCGAGATTGGCAAAACGATTCGTTCTTTCTTGCATTATGAAGATATTATATTTGATATAGATAATAAATCTATAACACACAGACCGGATCTTTGGAGTCATTTCGGTTTTGCCAGAGAACTCGCTTCTCAACTTCGATTGCCTATTGTGTTCAATCCATTTAAATCTCTTTGGAACTTTGATCTTTCGGTCGAACTTCCAAGAGTATTAGAAAATCAGAATGCGCATTCTTACTATGCTTCTTCGATTTGCGAGGTTTCAGTAACTCCTTCCAAGAGAAAATTTCAATCTCGGTTGCAGAAATGCGGGATTCGAGTCATCAACAATGTTGTGGATGTTTCTAATTACGTGATGTTGGAGATGGGTCAGCCGACTCATTTTTTTGATAAGAATTTTTTGGAAAGTCAAGGTGGGGTCTCTCTTGAAGTTTCCTACGCGAAGAAAGGGGAAAGTTTTGCGCTTTTAGATGAAACATCACCTTCTTTAGAGGAGGAAATTCTCCTCATTCGTAATCAAGAAAAACCGGTTGCGGTTGCCGGTGTAATGGGTGGAAAGGAATCTGCTGTTCAAAATACTACGACGGAAATCGTGATGGAGTCCGCGGTGTTTGCAAGAGAAAGAATTCGTAAATCCATTCGTTCCACTGGGATTCGTTCCGATTCTTCTGTTCGTTACGAAAAAGGACTCGAATCTACTACAACTCTTCCCGTAATTCGTCGTGCCCTCAATCTTTTAAAAGAGAACGGTTGTCCATCTTTGAAGGCCTCCGAGCCGGTCGGATTTTTACATACTCCACATAAGGAAGTTCGTATTCACACAGATATTCATTTTATCAATGCAAAGTTAGGAATTACTTTGTCTCAAGGAGATATAACGGATATATTAGAAAGATTGCATTTTGTGGTTTCTTGGAAGGGAGATCATCTTGAAGCGTTGGTTCCAAAATTTCGCCATAATTACGACGTGACTATTCCGGAGGACCTCGTGGAGGAAATCGGAAGAACCAGAGGTTACGATACGATTCAAGTATCTCCTTTGTTGGCTGAAATCAAAACTCCGATTAGAAATTTGAACAGGGAGTTGGAAAAGAAGTGCAAGGTATTTTTTGCAGGAAACCTTGGTTATCACGAAGTTTTCAATTACTCGTTCCAATCTCCTAGAGAAAACGAGTTGGATGGAAATCCTAAATTTTCGGTAAAGATTAAAAATGAAATGCCGGAAGAACAATCGGAACTTCGAAATTCTCTTTTACCTTCTCTTTTGAAAAACGTTCGCACCAATCAGGATCGATTTTCAGAAATCAAAATTTTTGAATTCGGTCGCGCTTATTTTAATGTACCCGAACCGGATAACGAAAAAAAGTTTTTTTCTTTTGCGGCTTCCTTTGATAGAAAAAATTCCGAGTCAGATCTGAAACTTTTGGAGGATGATTTCCTAAAAGTAAGAAAGCAAATTGAGTCTCTTTTGGAGTATATTAGTATTTTTGAATATATTTGGAAGACCGAATCGAAAACTTTCTTTCATCCTGGAGCGAGTTTGTCCTTGATCGTGGATTCTAAGCAGATCGGGAATTTAGGATATGTTCATCCCGCGGTTTTGGATTCTTTCGAACTCAAAAAAAGGGTAATCTACGGTTCTTTAGAATTCGAAAGGCTTGTGGAAATTTGGAATGCCAACCGTAAGGTTTCGCGATTTAATACTCCTTCTCAATTTCCGGAAGCCGAAATTGATATTTCGATTTTGATAGGAGAAAAGGAAAACACCAACTTGTTTACCGATCTCGTAAAAAGAGAAAAAATTCCGGAACTTCAGGAAGGTTGGGTGTATTCCCAATTTGCAGGTGGTAGTGTTCCGGATGGAAAAAGATCCGTGAGTTATCGTTTTCGATTGGTGAATTACGAAAAGACATTCACTCAGGAAAGAATCAAGGAAATTTCCGATCAATTAGTTGCTCTTGCTGGAAAGAACGGGTTCGTTTTAAGATAG